Proteins encoded by one window of Sediminicoccus rosea:
- the pstS gene encoding phosphate ABC transporter substrate-binding protein PstS, giving the protein MNRRSLLALTAGAAATPFLAREAFAQAATITGAGATFPRPLYERWSQAAREPLGVTLNYQSIGSGGGINQITARTVDFGASDAPLSTAQLTERKLMQFPSVLGSVVLSANLPGVADNALRLTPEIIVDIFMGRVARWNDPRLVELNRDIRLPNLPVSPCYRADGSGTTWVFTTYLSRVSDAWRTGPGAGTAISWPAGNGARGNEGVSNIIRNTPGAIGYIENAYAVVNRMTTTQLRNKGGRFLAPEMPAFLAAAAAADWTVPNFAADTIDLADPAAWPITSPTYILLPIDPPADKVAASRNTMRFFDWAFRNGGDIARRLEYIALPTAAHDLIRAAWARQVRDPSGAAVWTGAAA; this is encoded by the coding sequence CGCGAGGCCTTCGCCCAGGCCGCGACGATCACCGGCGCCGGCGCCACCTTCCCGCGCCCGCTCTATGAGCGCTGGTCGCAGGCCGCGCGCGAGCCGCTGGGCGTCACGCTGAACTACCAGTCCATCGGCTCGGGCGGCGGCATCAACCAGATCACGGCCCGCACCGTGGATTTCGGCGCCTCCGACGCGCCGCTCAGCACGGCGCAGCTGACGGAGCGCAAGCTGATGCAGTTCCCCTCCGTGCTCGGCTCGGTGGTGCTCAGCGCCAACCTGCCCGGCGTGGCCGACAATGCGCTGCGCCTGACGCCCGAGATCATCGTGGACATCTTCATGGGCCGCGTGGCCCGCTGGAACGACCCCCGCCTGGTCGAGCTGAACCGCGACATCCGCCTGCCGAACCTGCCCGTCTCCCCCTGCTACCGCGCCGATGGCTCGGGCACGACCTGGGTCTTCACCACCTATCTCTCCCGCGTGTCGGATGCCTGGCGCACGGGTCCGGGTGCGGGCACGGCGATCAGCTGGCCCGCCGGCAACGGCGCGCGCGGCAATGAGGGCGTGTCCAACATCATCCGCAACACGCCGGGCGCCATCGGCTACATCGAGAATGCCTACGCCGTCGTGAACCGCATGACGACGACGCAGCTCCGCAACAAGGGTGGCCGTTTCCTCGCGCCGGAAATGCCGGCCTTCCTGGCCGCCGCCGCCGCCGCCGACTGGACCGTGCCGAACTTCGCCGCCGACACGATCGACCTGGCCGATCCGGCCGCCTGGCCGATCACCAGCCCGACCTACATCCTGCTGCCGATCGACCCGCCGGCCGACAAGGTGGCGGCCAGCCGCAACACCATGCGCTTCTTCGACTGGGCCTTCCGCAATGGCGGCGACATCGCCCGCCGCCTGGAATACATCGCCCTGCCGACCGCGGCGCATGACCTGATCCGCGCCGCCTGGGCGCGCCAGGTGCGCGACCCGTCCGGTGCGGCGGTCTGGACTGGGGCCGCGGCCTGA
- the pstC gene encoding phosphate ABC transporter permease subunit PstC has translation MQPSPPAPARRSSGSIGDLVFEWLCRGAGVFVLLLLGGIIVTLFIGGLPAFRQFGLDFLISTRWDPVEGREQFGGAVAIVGTVMSSILAIILAVPLAFGIAFFLTELSPPWLRRPMGTAIELLAAVPSIIFGMWGLFVLVPFVQRNIQLPFGETLSELPLVGFLFQSTNFAGTSIFAASLVLAIMILPFIAATMRDVFEQVPPVYKESAYGLGATRWEVMSGVVIPYTRISVVGGIMLGLGRALGETMAVTFVIGNANRIATSFFDPTTTIASVIAMEFPESLAGGLQQSSLFALGFLLFLISFIVLASSRYLLRSRLKG, from the coding sequence GTGCAGCCATCGCCCCCCGCCCCGGCACGCCGGAGCTCCGGCTCCATCGGCGATCTCGTCTTCGAATGGTTGTGCCGGGGCGCGGGCGTCTTCGTCCTGCTGCTGCTGGGCGGCATCATCGTCACCCTCTTCATCGGCGGCCTGCCGGCCTTCCGGCAATTCGGCCTCGACTTCCTCATCAGCACCCGCTGGGACCCGGTGGAGGGGCGTGAGCAATTCGGCGGCGCGGTCGCCATCGTCGGCACCGTGATGTCCTCGATCCTCGCCATCATCCTCGCCGTGCCGCTGGCCTTCGGCATCGCCTTCTTCCTGACCGAGCTCTCGCCCCCCTGGCTGCGCCGGCCGATGGGCACCGCGATCGAGCTGCTGGCCGCCGTGCCCTCGATCATCTTCGGCATGTGGGGCCTCTTCGTGCTGGTGCCCTTCGTGCAGCGCAACATCCAGCTGCCCTTCGGTGAGACGCTGAGCGAATTGCCGCTGGTCGGCTTCCTCTTCCAAAGCACGAACTTCGCCGGCACCTCCATCTTCGCCGCCTCACTCGTGCTCGCCATCATGATCCTGCCCTTCATCGCCGCCACCATGCGCGACGTGTTCGAGCAGGTGCCGCCGGTCTACAAGGAAAGCGCCTACGGCCTGGGCGCCACGCGCTGGGAGGTGATGAGCGGCGTGGTCATCCCCTACACCCGGATCTCGGTGGTGGGCGGCATCATGCTCGGCCTGGGCCGCGCGCTCGGCGAGACGATGGCGGTGACCTTCGTCATCGGCAATGCGAACCGCATCGCGACATCCTTCTTCGACCCGACGACCACGATCGCCTCGGTCATCGCGATGGAGTTCCCGGAGAGCCTGGCGGGCGGCCTGCAGCAATCCTCGCTCTTCGCGCTGGGCTTCCTGCTGTTCCTCATCTCCTTCATCGTGCTCGCCTCGTCGCGCTACCTGCTGCGCTCGCGGCTGAAAGGCTGA